A window of Mangifera indica cultivar Alphonso chromosome 13, CATAS_Mindica_2.1, whole genome shotgun sequence contains these coding sequences:
- the LOC123194516 gene encoding WD repeat-containing protein 76-like: MASEQLTEYERKRLQNIKRNDEVLASLKILSKASDLSAAVKRQKIETKSYKISPQKKLKSETPVVIRRSLRTRGMPPDCNGLSDDFVDSDKKTTMSFSLQVSSSPDKNGSLSFKDAYTDRSWSDSDRPLIDAILSVAKKHSGGSIDEKSDSILDIEMKPPVPDSIKPECDENFGEIFYSGSLVKDFDRYKACEDQDLNRKHGTCSSDVIKSVVKKENIELGNNVDLGSLTLKPNNIARLMPGKILVVKFFPSNDMRMVMAGNKYGNIGFWNLNPIQEEEDGTYLYHPHSSPISGIVAQQSCLSKIFTSCYDGFIQLMDVEKEVFDLIHSSEYCIYSLSQQPNNANTLYFSEGQGGLNIWDVRTKKSLTECHLHEARINTIDFNSQNHSIMATSSSDGTACLWDLRSMNSHKPNPLKIASHKKAVHAAYFSPSGSSLATTSSDDTVGIWTGVNFEEGSMIHHNNQTGRWISSFRAVWGWDDSHVFTGNMKRGVDVISPAQRRTIMSLQSPHMSAIPCRFHAHPYELGMLAGATGGGQVYVWTSSQESAEE, translated from the exons ATGGCGTCTGAACAACTGACTGAATACGAGCGAAAACGACTTCAAAACATTAAACGAAATGACGAGGTCTTGGCTTCTCTTAAGATACTCTCGAAGGCCTCCGACCTCTCTGCTGCGGTAAAGCGGCAAAA AATTGAGACAAAGTCATATAAAATCAGTCCGCAGAAGAAGCTCAAATCTGAGACTCCAGTTGTGATCAGGCGATCTCTAAGAACTCGAGGGATGCCTCCAGATTGTAACGGTTTAagtgatgattttgttgattctgATAAAAAAACTACTATGTCTTTCAGTTTGCAGGTGTCTTCTTCTCCTGATAAGAATGGTTCTCTTAGTTTCAAAGATGCTTATACTGATAGAAGTTGGTCTGATTCTGATAGACCACTTATTGATGCCATTTTGAGTGTTGCTAAGAAACACAGTGGTGGTTCAATTGATGAGAAATCTGATAGTATTTTGGATATTGAAATGAAACCCCCAGTGCCTGATTCAATTAAACCAGAATGTGATGAGAACTttggtgaaattttttattcaggTTCTTTAGTTAAAGATTTCGATCGGTATAAGGCTTGTGAAGATCAGGATTTAAATAGGAAGCATGGCACTTGTTCTTCTGATGTAATAAAGAGTGTGGTTAAGAAAGAGAATATTGAACTTGGGAATAATGTTGATTTGGGATCATTGACTTTGAAGCCAAACAATATAGCACGACTTATGCCAGGCAAGATACTGGTAGTgaaattttttccttctaatgACATGAGGATGGTTATGGCTGGGAACAAGTATGGGAATATAGGATTTTGGAATTTAAATCCtattcaagaagaagaagatgggaCATATTTGTACCACCCTCATTCCAGTCCTATATCAGGAATTGTAGCTCAGCAATCTTGCCTCTCTAAG aTCTTTACCAGCTGTTATGATGGTTTCATCCAGTTGATGGATGTTGAAAAGGAggtatttgatttgattcactCCAGTGAGTACTGCATATATTCTCTTTCTCAACAACCAAACAACGCAAACACCTTATATTTCAGTGAAGGTCAAGGGGGATTGAATATATGGGATGTTAGAACTAAAAAATCCTTAACTGAATGTCATCTTCATGAAGCTAGGATCAACACGATTGATTTTAACTCACAAAACCATAGCATCATGGCAACTAGTTCATCAGATGGGACTGCCTGTCTTTGGGACTTGAGAAGTATGAATTCACACAAACCCAATCCTTTGAAGATAGCAAGTCATAAGAAGGCTGTGCATGCCGCATACTTCTCACCCTCTGGGAGCTCCCTTGCAACAACAAG TTCTGATGATACGGTTGGAATATGGACTGGAGTCAACTTTGAGGAAGGTTCCATGATACACCACAATAATCAGACAGGCAGATGGATATCATCTTTCAG AGCAGTATGGGGCTGGGACGATTCACACGTCTTCACCGGCAATATGAAAAGAGGAGTTGATGTAATATCTCCAGCTCAAAGAAGAACAATAATGAGTTTACAGAGCCCACATATGAGTGCAATTCCTTGCAGATTTCATGCACACCCTTATGAACTGGGGATGCTGGCAGGAGCCACAGGTGGAGGCCAGGTTTATGTGTGGACATCAAGCCAGGAATCTGCAGAAgagtaa
- the LOC123194291 gene encoding DNA replication licensing factor MCM5 yields the protein MSGWDEGAVFYSDQAQFPEDAAGGATTEATRRHSVQIKFKEFIRNFEREKNVFPYRESLIENPKFLLVHLEDLLSFDADLPSLLRSSPADYLPLFETAAADVLASLKMKVDMEEPKTEEVQILLTSKEDSMSMRSLGAQCISKLVKISGITIAASRVKAKATYVHLSCKNCKSTIDIPCRPGLGGAIVPRSCGHVPQVGEEACPIDPWIVVPDKSQYVDQQTLKLQENPEDVPTGELPRNMLLSVDRHLVQTIVPGTRLTIMGIYSIFQAANSSASHKGAVAVRQPYIRVVGIEETNEASSRGPSAFTPEEIEEFKKFASQPDAYKAICSKIAPSIFGHDDVKKAVACLLFGGSRKNLPDGVKLRGDINVLLLGDPSTAKSQFLKFVEKTAPIAVYTSGKGSSAAGLTASVIRDSSSREFYLEGGAMVLADGGVVCIDEFDKMRSEDRVAIHEAMEQQTISIAKAGITTVLNSRTSVLAAANPPSGRYDDLKTAQDNIDLQTTILSRFDLIFIVKDVRMYSQDKLIASHIIKVHASAHAVSGDNKASKEENWLKRYIQYCRVECHPRLSESASAKLQDQYVQIRKDMRRQANETGEAAAIPITVRQLEAIVRLSEALAKMKLSHVATENEVNEAVRLFTVSTMDAARSGIHQQVNLTGEMANEIKQAETHIKRRLGIGNQISERRLIDDLTRMGMNESIVRRALIIMHQRDEVEYKRERRVIFRKV from the exons ATGTCGGGATGGGATGAAGGCGCGGTGTTTTACAGCGATCAGGCGCAGTTCCCTGAGGACGCTGCGGGAGGAGCGACGACGGAGGCTACGCGGCGCCACTCGGTCCAGATCAAGTTCAAGGAGTTCATCAGAAACTTCGAGAGAGAAAAGAACGTGTTCCCTTACAGAGAAAGCTTGATCGAAAACCCTAAGTTTTTACTGGTTCACCTTGAGGACCTACTCTCCTTCGATGCCGACCTCCCCTCTCTTCTACGCTCCTCCCCCGCCGACTACCTTCCTTTG TTTGAGACTGCGGCAGCTGACGTTTTGGCGAGTTTGAAGATGAAGGTGGATATGGAGGAGCCGAAGACAGAGGAGGTGCAGATTTTGCTTACTTCTAAGGAGGATTCTATGTCAATGCGGTCACTGGGG GCTCAATGCATATCGAAGCTGGTTAAGATATCTGGGATTACTATTGCTGCTTCCAGGGTTAAGGCGAAGGCAACTTATGTACATCTATCATGCAAGAATTGTAAAAGTACAATTGACATCCCTTGTCGTCCAGGCCTTGGTGGGGCAATTGTTCCTCGATCGTGTGGCCATGTCCCTCAG GTGGGAGAAGAAGCTTGCCCAATTGATCCTTGGATTGTGGTTCCTGATAAGAGCCAGTATGTTGATCAACAAACCCTGAAACTGCAGGAGAATCCTGAG GATGTCCCCACTGGAGAGCTTCCAAGGAACATGCTTCTCTCAGTTGATCGCCATCTTGTGCAAACAATTGTACCTGGGACGAGATTGACCATTATGGGGATATACAGTATCTTTCAAGCTGCCAATTCATCTGCCTC TCATAAAGGAGCAGTTGCAGTTAGACAACCTTATATCAGGGTTGTAGGTATAGAAGAAACAAATGAGGCCAGTTCTCGAGGTCCTTCTGCTTTCACGCCAGAGGAG ATAgaagaattcaaaaaatttgCTTCACAACCAGATGCCTACAAAGCAATATGCTCTAAAATTGCTCCCTCCATATTTGGGCACGACGACGTGAAGAAAGCTGTGGCTTGCCTTCTGTTTGGAGGATCAAGAAAG AATCTGCCAGATGGTGTGAAGTTAAGAGGTGATATCAACGTCCTCCTTTTGGGAGACCCATCTACTGCTAAATCACAG TTTCTCAAGTTTGTTGAGAAGACAGCTCCTATAGCTGTTTATACTTCTGGGAAAGGTTCATCAGCTGCTGGTCTTACAGCTTCAGTGATTCGCGATAGCAGCTCT CGTGAATTTTATCTTGAAGGCGGAGCCATGGTTTTGGCTGATGGTGGTGTTGTCTGCATTGatgaatttgacaaaatgagATCAGAGGATAg GGTTGCCATTCATGAAGCCATGGAGCAACAGACTATATCCATTGCCAAAGCAGGAATAACAACTGTTCTCAATTCAAGAACCTCAGTTCTTGCCGCTGCTAACCCTCCGTCAGGACGTTACGATGATCTTAAG ACAGCTCAGGATAATATTGATTTGCAGACAACCATTCTTTCtagatttgatttaatcttTATCGTGAAAGATGTCAGGATGTACAGTCAGGACAAG CTTATTGCTAGCCACATCATAAAAGTGCATGCATCTGCACATGCTGTCTCAGGTGACAACAAAGCTTCTAAAGAAGAGAATTGGTTGAAGAG GTATATACAATATTGTAGAGTTGAATGCCACCCTCGTCTATCGGAATCTGCATCAGCAAAGCTTCAGGATCAGTATGTCCAAATAAGAAAG GACATGAGACGGCAGGCAAATGAAACTGGTGAGGCTGCTGCAATACCCATTACTGTCAGGCAGCTTGAAGCTATTGTAAGGTTAAGCGAGGCACTTGCTAAAATGAAACT GTCCCATGTTGCAACTGAGAATGAAGTTAATGAAGCAGTGAGACTTTTTACTGTTTCCACAATGGACGCAGCGCGGTCTGGAATACATCAACAAGTGAATCTTACAGGCGAGATGGCGAATGAGATAAAG CAAGCTGAAACTCATATAAAGAGAAGACTAGGCATTGGAAACCAAATATCAGAGAGAAGATTGATCGATGATCTCACCAGAATGGGCATGAATGAATCGATA GTAAGAAGAGCTCTTATAATTATGCACCAGAGAGATGAAGTTGAATACAAACGAGAAAGGCGGGTTATTTTCCGGAAAGTTTAA